Genomic DNA from Streptococcus uberis:
TCCGCTAATCATGATCCTTGATGGCATTACCGATCCTCACAACTTTGGCTCGATTTTGAGAACGGCAGATGCTACTAAGGTTTGTGGGATTATTATTCCCAAGCACCGCGCTGTGGGGGTAACACCTGTCGTCTCCAAAACCTCAACAGGTGCAGTAGAACACCTCCCAATCGCCCGGGTTACCAATCTCAGCCAAACTTTGGATAAACTTAAGGAAGCGGGATTCTGGATTTTTGGGACAGACATGGATGGCACTCCCGTGCAAAAGTGGAACACGTCAGGCAAATTAGCCTTAATCATTGGCAGTGAAGGCAAGGGGATTTCTCACAATATCAAAAAACAAGTGGATGAGATGATTACCATTCCCATGGATGGCCATGTACAAAGTTTAAATGCCAGCGTGGCAGCAGCTGTGCTTATGTACGAAGTCTTCCGCAATAAACTCTAGGAACAAGTATGAAGAAAAGACGACTACTGGTTGATGGCTATAACATGATTGCCTTTTGGGAAGAAACACGACAACTCTTCAAAACCAATCAATTAGATCAAGCCAGAACAGTACTGCTGAATAAGCTCAATAACTACGCCCATTTTGAGAAGATTGAGATCACCTGTGTCTTTGATGCCCAGTTTGTCCCAGGTGTCCGCCAACGCTATGACCAATACATGATTTCAGTGATTTTTACTGAGGAAGATGAAACAGCAGACGCCTACATTGAACGCATGGCCGCAGAGTTAAATACCAGTCTAAACCTGGTCGAAGTGGCAACCAGTGATCTCAATGAGCAATGGGCCATTTTCTCCCAAGGCGCCCTGCGCGTCCCAGCCCGTGAATTAGAACGCCGAGTCAACACTGTCAAATCCGATTTGGAAAAAATGTCCAAATCCATCGAAATGAAAAAACCAAAACTCCGCCCCTTTGAGGAAGCTAATCTTCAAAAACTCAAAGACTTTATGGATGATTTGGGATGAGTGAGTTAAAAGAAAGAAGCACTTGGGTGCTTTTTTGTTTTCAAGGCAAGAAAACAGTTTCATGACAGATGCCCTTGCAGGACCCTTTAAATTTTGTTAGAATAACACAATAATAGTTTGATAATCAAACTAATCAAAGAAAAAAGGAGATGCTATGTCATTTGTATTATTGACAGATTCCACTGCTGATTTAGATGGCCAGTGGGCTAAAGCAAACAAAGTTGATCTACTAGGCTTAACCATTGAATGTGACGGGATTACCTA
This window encodes:
- a CDS encoding NYN domain-containing protein — encoded protein: MKKRRLLVDGYNMIAFWEETRQLFKTNQLDQARTVLLNKLNNYAHFEKIEITCVFDAQFVPGVRQRYDQYMISVIFTEEDETADAYIERMAAELNTSLNLVEVATSDLNEQWAIFSQGALRVPARELERRVNTVKSDLEKMSKSIEMKKPKLRPFEEANLQKLKDFMDDLG
- the rlmB gene encoding 23S rRNA (guanosine(2251)-2'-O)-methyltransferase RlmB; translation: MKDKHLQETTDMVYGVHAVTESLNANTGNKLYIQEDLRGKNVDAIKALATEKKVSISWTPKKTLSEMTEGAVHQGFVLRVSEYAYAELADILKKAESEENPLIMILDGITDPHNFGSILRTADATKVCGIIIPKHRAVGVTPVVSKTSTGAVEHLPIARVTNLSQTLDKLKEAGFWIFGTDMDGTPVQKWNTSGKLALIIGSEGKGISHNIKKQVDEMITIPMDGHVQSLNASVAAAVLMYEVFRNKL